A DNA window from Mariprofundus aestuarium contains the following coding sequences:
- the trpD gene encoding anthranilate phosphoribosyltransferase codes for MSSGIERMIQQLQDDEHICGRLAELVFSEIMAGEATPAQISAVLMGLSIRGESAEVVAGAARAMRAAATKITPKSTGLIDTCGTGGDGAKTFNISTAVSFVVAACGVPVAKHGNRAMSSKSGAADVLEALGVNLNISPEKVAECIDETGIGFLFAQQLHPAMKYAGPVRRELGVRTVFNILGPLTNPAGAEYQVLGVFAKEKLELVAGALNELGSYRALVVHGRDGLDEITTTNITDAVLIQAGQEPIRFEIDPAAFGMPYSTPEALAGDDAETNAAILKHIFAGQAGAGRDIVLLNAAAALWVAGKVDGIGDGIAMAANAIDSGRVTETLNKLIAFTQSAT; via the coding sequence ATGAGCTCAGGTATAGAACGGATGATCCAGCAACTGCAGGACGATGAACACATCTGCGGCAGGCTTGCCGAACTGGTATTTTCCGAGATTATGGCTGGTGAAGCCACCCCGGCTCAGATCAGCGCGGTACTTATGGGACTTTCCATCCGTGGTGAATCTGCGGAGGTGGTTGCAGGTGCGGCCAGGGCGATGCGGGCCGCGGCCACAAAGATTACCCCGAAATCAACCGGCCTGATCGACACCTGCGGAACCGGTGGCGATGGTGCCAAAACATTCAATATCTCTACTGCCGTGTCGTTTGTGGTAGCTGCCTGCGGTGTGCCGGTCGCCAAGCATGGCAATCGTGCCATGTCCTCCAAATCCGGTGCTGCAGACGTCCTTGAAGCTTTGGGTGTAAACCTGAACATCAGCCCCGAAAAGGTGGCTGAATGCATTGATGAAACCGGTATCGGCTTTCTCTTTGCCCAGCAGCTGCACCCGGCGATGAAATATGCGGGGCCGGTTCGCCGCGAACTTGGCGTACGCACCGTTTTCAACATCCTTGGCCCCCTGACCAACCCTGCCGGTGCCGAATACCAGGTGCTTGGTGTCTTTGCCAAAGAGAAGCTGGAGCTGGTTGCAGGCGCCCTCAATGAGCTTGGCAGTTACCGCGCACTGGTCGTACATGGCCGCGACGGACTGGATGAGATCACCACGACAAATATTACCGATGCGGTCCTGATTCAGGCTGGCCAGGAGCCAATCCGTTTTGAGATCGATCCGGCCGCCTTTGGCATGCCTTATAGCACGCCTGAAGCACTGGCCGGTGACGATGCAGAAACCAATGCCGCGATTTTGAAACATATTTTTGCAGGCCAGGCCGGTGCCGGCCGCGACATCGTACTGCTCAATGCGGCAGCAGCCCTCTGGGTGGCGGGCAAAGTAGATGGCATCGGCGATGGCATCGCCATGGCTGCTAACGCCATTGATTCTGGCCGCGTCACTGAAACACTGAACAAACTGATCGCCTTCACCCAGAGCGCAACATGA
- the dnaG gene encoding DNA primase, with protein sequence MANFPPSFLDEVLSRTDIVEIIARHVELKKSGSNLMGLCPFHHEKSPSFSVSADKQLYYCFGCGKGGGAFQFLMEHDGYPFPEAVEYLAEKAGLEVPRDTQRQPGDEERQKKAYDLLSRAADAFSRALYNQGGEKALAYIKQRGMPESIVRSYGVGYAPAGYGFMQKVIGNDNRTNAQLEAIGLLFKGDHGYGDRFRDRLMFTIRDRRGRVVGFGGRIIGEGEPKYLNSPETNWFHKSDLLYGFSEHRDTIRKEKQLIVVEGYMDVLALAAYGLKIGLAPLGTAIGERQISEIFRLCDSPVFCFDGDRAGRQAAWRALERMMPILKSELSPKFLYLPDGEDPDSLLSKEGEEPFRNRMNSEAKPVLETWLMGLKLLAGQGAEGRARMAKKADTMLATMTDTYLSQAWRQEVEQATGISLKRHLRHASATPSSAAESRSVKLNTIEERFLAGLMQKPERFRHLPEVAKNFFIDNAGVKSLYMRAFSIITDAKDSNTDIARQLVQELPDDQAMISRWVNQATVQDIEYESLLLDMEANGIRWRLKRGPDLSESVLLQKRLTELQSQQRKLTEQLNETGA encoded by the coding sequence ATGGCTAACTTTCCACCTTCATTTCTTGATGAGGTGCTTTCGCGCACGGATATCGTTGAGATCATCGCGCGCCATGTCGAACTGAAAAAGTCCGGCTCCAACCTGATGGGGCTCTGTCCTTTCCACCACGAAAAATCACCCTCCTTCTCTGTCTCTGCCGATAAGCAGCTCTACTACTGCTTTGGCTGTGGCAAGGGCGGCGGCGCCTTCCAGTTCCTGATGGAGCATGATGGCTATCCTTTTCCCGAGGCAGTCGAATACCTGGCTGAAAAAGCGGGTCTGGAAGTACCTAGGGACACACAGCGGCAACCCGGTGATGAGGAACGCCAGAAAAAGGCGTATGACCTGTTGTCCCGTGCCGCTGATGCTTTTTCCCGCGCGCTGTATAATCAGGGTGGTGAAAAGGCGCTGGCCTATATCAAGCAGCGCGGCATGCCTGAATCTATCGTGCGCAGTTATGGTGTGGGTTACGCTCCCGCCGGCTACGGCTTTATGCAGAAGGTGATCGGCAACGATAACCGAACCAATGCCCAGCTTGAGGCGATCGGCCTGCTGTTCAAGGGTGACCATGGCTACGGTGATCGTTTTCGTGACCGACTGATGTTCACCATCCGTGATCGGCGTGGCCGGGTGGTTGGCTTTGGCGGACGCATTATTGGAGAGGGTGAACCCAAATACCTCAACTCCCCTGAAACCAACTGGTTCCACAAGTCTGACCTGCTTTACGGCTTTTCCGAACATCGGGACACGATCAGAAAAGAGAAGCAACTGATTGTAGTCGAAGGTTACATGGATGTGCTGGCACTGGCGGCCTATGGACTGAAGATCGGTCTGGCTCCACTGGGCACAGCTATCGGCGAACGTCAGATCAGTGAAATCTTCCGCCTCTGTGACTCTCCTGTATTCTGCTTTGATGGCGATCGCGCTGGTCGGCAGGCGGCATGGCGAGCATTGGAAAGGATGATGCCAATCCTGAAGTCGGAGCTTTCACCAAAGTTTTTGTACCTTCCCGACGGTGAGGACCCTGACTCCCTGCTCTCTAAAGAGGGGGAAGAACCATTCCGCAATAGAATGAACAGCGAGGCAAAGCCTGTACTTGAAACCTGGCTGATGGGGCTGAAGCTGCTTGCAGGCCAGGGAGCTGAAGGGCGGGCACGCATGGCCAAAAAGGCCGATACCATGCTGGCGACCATGACTGACACCTACCTCTCGCAGGCGTGGAGGCAGGAGGTTGAGCAGGCCACAGGGATTTCACTAAAACGGCATTTACGCCACGCTTCAGCCACACCATCATCTGCAGCCGAAAGTCGCAGTGTAAAGCTGAACACAATTGAAGAGCGATTCCTTGCCGGACTGATGCAAAAACCAGAGCGCTTTCGCCACCTTCCTGAAGTTGCAAAAAACTTTTTTATTGACAATGCCGGGGTAAAATCGTTATACATGCGGGCTTTTTCGATAATTACGGATGCCAAAGATAGTAATACCGACATCGCGAGACAGCTGGTACAGGAACTCCCTGATGACCAAGCAATGATTTCTCGCTGGGTGAATCAGGCAACCGTTCAGGATATTGAATACGAAAGTCTGCTGTTGGATATGGAAGCCAATGGTATTCGTTGGCGTTTAAAGCGCGGGCCGGATCTGAGTGAATCGGTACTGCTGCAGAAACGCTTAACAGAGCTGCAAAGCCAACAACGTAAACTCACTGAACAGTTGAACGAAACGGGAGCATAA
- the trpC gene encoding indole-3-glycerol phosphate synthase TrpC has translation MSSILNEIAEYKRGWVSACKQQRSETELLQLAAARKPIDFAGALVDKISAHNNAVIAEVKKASPSKGIIRPDFDPVAIARSYDDGGATCLSVLTDVKYFQGDDAYVTAIRNAVSIPILRKDFMLDTYQVIEAKAMGADAILVILAMLDDALAAELTACAHELGLSVLPEVHNGEELERALKLDTQLIGINNRNLHTFDTTLDTTISLLDQIDGERTVITESGIFTPNDIRLMNENSVYGFLIGESLMRQTDPGKALATLIA, from the coding sequence ATGAGCTCAATCCTTAACGAAATCGCCGAATACAAACGCGGCTGGGTATCCGCATGCAAACAGCAGCGCTCCGAAACAGAGCTTTTGCAGCTGGCTGCTGCTCGTAAACCCATCGACTTTGCCGGCGCGCTAGTAGACAAGATTTCAGCGCATAATAACGCCGTAATCGCCGAGGTGAAAAAAGCGAGTCCCTCCAAGGGCATCATCCGCCCCGACTTCGATCCGGTTGCCATTGCCAGAAGCTATGATGATGGTGGTGCAACCTGCCTCTCCGTACTCACCGATGTGAAATATTTCCAGGGTGATGATGCCTATGTGACGGCCATTCGGAATGCGGTGTCAATACCGATCCTGCGCAAGGACTTCATGCTTGATACCTACCAGGTCATCGAAGCCAAGGCGATGGGTGCCGATGCGATTCTGGTGATTCTGGCCATGCTCGATGATGCACTGGCTGCAGAACTGACTGCCTGTGCGCATGAATTGGGACTAAGTGTGCTGCCGGAAGTACACAATGGTGAAGAGCTTGAACGCGCCCTGAAACTTGATACACAGCTGATCGGCATCAATAACCGCAACCTGCACACCTTCGACACCACACTGGATACGACTATCTCACTGCTGGATCAGATTGATGGGGAGAGAACAGTCATTACCGAATCCGGCATCTTCACACCGAATGACATCCGACTGATGAATGAAAACAGTGTCTACGGATTTCTGATCGGCGAGTCACTGATGCGCCAGACTGATCCAGGCAAGGCACTCGCAACTCTTATCGCATAA
- a CDS encoding anthranilate synthase component II, translating to MILVIDNYDSFTFNLVQYLGELGETPLVYRNDKITLDEIAELAPDHILVSPGPRTPYEAGISMELIKRFSGQIPILGVCLGHQSISAVFGGEVIRAPRLMHGKTSPIEHNGEGVFKGLPSPFIATRYHSLIVPEPLPDCLVKTAWTQEGELMGLRHREHPTFGLQFHPESILTEHGHDMLKNFLEVQV from the coding sequence ATGATCCTCGTTATCGACAACTACGATTCATTCACCTTCAATCTGGTGCAGTATCTCGGCGAACTGGGTGAAACCCCGCTGGTGTACCGTAATGATAAAATCACCCTTGATGAGATCGCCGAGCTTGCGCCTGACCACATTCTCGTATCACCCGGCCCACGCACACCATATGAAGCAGGCATTTCGATGGAGCTGATCAAGCGCTTCTCCGGGCAGATCCCGATCCTCGGCGTCTGCCTTGGCCATCAGTCGATATCTGCTGTCTTCGGCGGCGAGGTGATCCGCGCTCCTCGCCTGATGCACGGTAAAACAAGCCCGATCGAACACAATGGTGAAGGCGTTTTCAAAGGGCTGCCGTCACCGTTCATCGCCACACGCTACCACTCCTTAATTGTGCCCGAGCCACTGCCCGACTGCCTGGTTAAAACAGCATGGACGCAAGAGGGTGAGTTGATGGGACTCCGTCACCGCGAACACCCTACCTTCGGCCTCCAGTTTCACCCGGAATCGATCCTTACCGAACACGGCCACGATATGTTGAAGAACTTTCTTGAGGTGCAGGTATGA
- the murJ gene encoding murein biosynthesis integral membrane protein MurJ, with protein MAIEQDKSNQAESSRSSGLIRAASKVGGWTMLSRILGFIRDIFLARALGAGPLADAFFVAFKLPNFFRRMFAEGTLTVALVPVLSDELQKSEEGAHRFLNALATLLLIVLTLFTLLGMLLMPWLLYLFAPGFADEPDRWNMALELARWMFPYLAMISLAAMAWAVLNTHKQFSVPAASPALLNVAIIFAAIVLAPSFENPAVALAIGVLLGGFLQLAIQFPALKRIGWVPRISFDFKQDAITETLRLFGPAVLAIAAVQINILVGTILATLLDSGAVSYLYYSDRIVQLPFALFGIAMGTALLPTLSGHLSKGDQASAGEDLRSGLAWLTWITLPCVVGIIYLAEPIIVTLFERGAFTHADSVATAMTLQAYAVGLIAFCWARLLASACYAGKDAKAPMRYAAISVAVNIVLALVFMQLWAYVGLALATSLAAFVNVALLYLRLTKTYGSLLNAENTRRLATAAIASLMMLFGLYVLNNLIWSFPAEGEVSRFAWMAAAVGGGIALFFVSALILGERELLMRFLKRRKHAS; from the coding sequence ATGGCGATAGAACAGGACAAGTCAAATCAGGCTGAAAGCAGCCGTTCCTCCGGTCTTATTCGGGCCGCATCCAAGGTGGGTGGCTGGACCATGCTCTCCCGTATTCTCGGTTTTATACGCGATATTTTTCTTGCGCGTGCGCTCGGTGCGGGGCCACTGGCTGATGCTTTTTTTGTTGCCTTCAAACTACCTAACTTTTTCCGCCGCATGTTTGCCGAGGGCACACTGACCGTAGCGCTGGTGCCGGTGCTCTCGGATGAGCTTCAGAAATCAGAGGAGGGAGCACACCGTTTCCTCAATGCACTGGCCACACTTCTGCTGATAGTGCTCACACTGTTCACCCTGCTCGGCATGCTGTTAATGCCGTGGCTGCTTTATCTTTTCGCCCCCGGCTTTGCTGATGAGCCGGACCGCTGGAATATGGCGCTGGAACTGGCCCGCTGGATGTTCCCCTATCTGGCCATGATCTCTCTGGCCGCCATGGCGTGGGCGGTACTTAACACGCACAAACAGTTCTCTGTGCCTGCTGCCAGTCCCGCCCTGCTCAATGTGGCCATTATATTTGCTGCGATAGTGCTCGCCCCCTCGTTCGAAAACCCGGCAGTGGCTCTCGCCATAGGTGTACTGCTGGGAGGCTTTCTGCAGCTGGCAATCCAGTTTCCGGCCCTTAAGCGAATCGGCTGGGTGCCTCGCATCAGCTTTGACTTTAAGCAGGATGCGATCACTGAAACGCTACGCCTGTTCGGCCCGGCCGTGCTCGCTATTGCTGCGGTACAGATCAATATTCTTGTCGGCACGATTCTCGCCACCCTTCTGGATAGTGGTGCGGTATCCTATCTCTACTACTCCGACCGTATTGTGCAGCTGCCATTCGCGCTGTTTGGCATTGCGATGGGCACAGCACTACTTCCAACCCTATCCGGCCACCTCTCCAAAGGTGATCAGGCTTCAGCGGGAGAGGACCTTCGTTCAGGCCTTGCCTGGCTGACATGGATTACGCTGCCGTGCGTGGTCGGCATCATCTATCTGGCTGAACCGATCATTGTGACGTTGTTCGAACGCGGCGCTTTCACCCATGCCGACAGTGTTGCAACCGCGATGACTCTGCAGGCCTATGCCGTGGGGCTGATCGCTTTCTGCTGGGCACGGCTGCTCGCTTCCGCCTGTTATGCAGGTAAGGATGCCAAAGCACCCATGCGCTATGCCGCTATCAGTGTGGCTGTAAACATCGTGCTGGCGTTGGTCTTTATGCAGCTCTGGGCCTATGTAGGACTGGCGCTGGCCACTTCACTGGCCGCATTCGTGAATGTTGCCCTGCTCTACCTCAGGCTCACCAAAACCTACGGTTCGCTGCTAAATGCCGAAAACACACGTCGTCTGGCTACTGCGGCGATCGCCAGCCTGATGATGCTTTTCGGCCTGTACGTGCTAAACAACCTTATATGGTCTTTTCCTGCTGAGGGGGAAGTCAGCCGCTTTGCATGGATGGCCGCCGCGGTCGGTGGCGGTATCGCACTCTTCTTTGTCTCTGCTTTAATACTGGGTGAGCGGGAGTTGCTGATGCGCTTCCTGAAAAGGAGAAAGCATGCGTCGTGA
- the rpsU gene encoding 30S ribosomal protein S21, translated as MPGIRVNSEEPFEIALKRFRKQVEKGGVISECRRREAYEKPSIAKKRKEAAARKRLMKRLRRVRMRENRDY; from the coding sequence ATGCCAGGAATTAGAGTTAATTCTGAAGAGCCTTTTGAGATCGCACTTAAGCGTTTTCGTAAACAGGTTGAAAAAGGTGGCGTCATTTCCGAGTGCCGTCGTCGCGAAGCCTATGAGAAGCCTTCTATCGCTAAAAAGCGTAAGGAAGCCGCTGCACGCAAGCGTTTGATGAAGCGCCTTCGCCGTGTACGTATGCGCGAGAACCGCGACTACTAA
- a CDS encoding 3'-5' exonuclease, which produces MRRDVIVFDIETVVDADSARRILRLPELSDFEARDALSDYFLERTDGRNDFPRQPFHRVVAISYGHLIREPGEEGNELVIRRLASGGDKNSSEKELLEGFFHLIETRSPQLVSFNGRGFDMPVLKYRAMAHGLSSPRWFKEGDKWNNYESRYSHDYHCDLLELLSDFGASARCSMDEVAAVFNVPGKLETAGDNVREMFESGQIDAIRNYCETDVLSTMLIFLRHQLFSGAISDGAYARAILGIRNYLEVESESHPHLCEYIQVWDQTDH; this is translated from the coding sequence ATGCGTCGTGATGTGATCGTATTCGATATCGAAACCGTGGTGGATGCTGATAGTGCCCGCCGCATCCTTCGACTCCCCGAGCTCTCTGATTTCGAGGCGCGCGATGCACTCTCCGACTACTTTTTAGAAAGGACCGATGGCCGCAATGATTTTCCACGCCAGCCATTTCACCGCGTGGTGGCCATCTCCTATGGCCACCTGATTCGTGAACCGGGAGAGGAGGGAAACGAGCTGGTGATACGCCGACTTGCCTCCGGCGGCGATAAAAACAGCAGCGAAAAAGAGTTGCTGGAAGGCTTCTTCCACCTGATTGAAACGCGTTCTCCGCAGCTGGTCAGCTTCAACGGCCGCGGCTTTGATATGCCGGTATTGAAATACCGCGCCATGGCGCACGGCCTCTCCTCGCCTCGCTGGTTCAAGGAGGGGGACAAGTGGAACAACTACGAATCCCGCTACTCGCACGATTACCACTGCGACCTGCTGGAGCTGCTCTCTGACTTCGGCGCATCAGCCCGCTGCTCAATGGATGAGGTGGCAGCTGTCTTCAATGTACCGGGCAAACTGGAGACCGCAGGTGATAATGTGCGTGAAATGTTTGAGAGCGGCCAGATCGATGCGATCCGTAACTATTGCGAAACCGACGTATTGTCGACCATGCTGATCTTCCTGCGCCACCAGCTCTTCAGCGGAGCCATCTCCGACGGTGCTTATGCTCGCGCCATTCTAGGCATCCGTAACTACCTCGAAGTAGAATCCGAATCCCACCCGCATCTCTGCGAATACATTCAAGTCTGGGATCAAACGGACCACTGA
- the trpE gene encoding anthranilate synthase component I — MSSSVCLFLRTLSADCLTPPGVFSRLVNRGDCFLFESAEGGEQWGRYSILGINPACRATSNGDTTHLKHRDGTEETFDGGILDWLRSAVLDQEFIPENDLPFAGGAVGYFGYQLVSHFEDIPADLPDPVGAPESAYLLVDRFMVFDNLKGTLTCCIRLPEDEAEEAERQLNRMEASLYEGEMAQVLKLDADTSDSTPPTPQTTQADFEASVSKAREYILAGDIFQVVLSQRFSKPLNCAPFDIYRAVRHINPSPYLFYLHIDDTILVGSSPEILVRREMEKAVVRPIAGTRPRGKTTEEDKALETDLLADAKELAEHVMLVDLGRNDLGRVCDYGSVRLTESMTIERYSHVMHIVSQVEGDLRKDADSLDLLAATFPAGTVSGAPKVRAMEIIHELEPVARGPYAGTVGYIGFGGQRLDTAIAIRTAVIHGGEVHIQAGAGIVADSVPEREHVECVNKATAMFRAVALAEAQQGKES; from the coding sequence ATGAGTTCATCGGTCTGTCTCTTTCTGCGCACCCTTTCCGCCGACTGCTTGACGCCACCGGGTGTCTTTTCGCGACTTGTGAATCGTGGCGACTGCTTCCTGTTTGAATCCGCCGAAGGCGGCGAGCAATGGGGCCGCTACAGCATTCTCGGCATTAATCCGGCCTGTCGCGCCACATCAAATGGCGACACGACCCACCTGAAACACCGCGACGGCACCGAAGAGACTTTCGATGGGGGCATCCTCGACTGGCTGCGCAGTGCGGTACTGGATCAGGAGTTCATTCCTGAGAACGACCTGCCATTTGCAGGCGGTGCCGTCGGCTATTTCGGTTACCAGCTGGTTTCACATTTCGAGGATATCCCTGCCGACCTGCCTGACCCTGTCGGTGCCCCTGAGTCTGCCTACCTGCTGGTCGACCGCTTTATGGTGTTCGACAATCTCAAGGGAACACTGACCTGCTGTATACGCCTGCCTGAAGATGAAGCGGAAGAGGCAGAGAGGCAACTCAACCGCATGGAGGCCAGCCTCTATGAGGGTGAGATGGCTCAGGTGCTCAAGCTCGATGCAGACACATCAGACTCCACACCTCCGACACCGCAGACTACACAGGCCGACTTTGAGGCATCCGTCAGTAAAGCACGTGAATACATTCTGGCCGGTGACATCTTCCAGGTGGTACTTTCTCAGCGCTTCAGTAAACCGCTGAATTGTGCGCCATTCGATATCTATCGCGCTGTACGTCATATCAACCCGTCGCCCTATCTCTTCTACCTGCATATCGACGATACTATTCTGGTCGGTTCCTCCCCTGAAATTCTGGTTCGCCGGGAGATGGAGAAAGCCGTGGTGCGCCCGATCGCCGGCACGCGCCCACGCGGTAAAACAACCGAAGAGGACAAGGCTCTGGAAACCGATCTTCTGGCCGATGCCAAGGAGCTGGCTGAGCATGTGATGCTGGTTGATCTCGGCCGCAATGACCTTGGCCGTGTTTGTGATTACGGGTCTGTACGCCTCACCGAATCGATGACCATCGAGCGCTACAGCCATGTGATGCATATCGTTTCACAGGTGGAAGGCGACTTGAGAAAGGATGCCGACAGCCTTGATCTGCTGGCTGCCACATTCCCGGCAGGTACAGTTTCAGGCGCTCCGAAGGTGCGCGCTATGGAGATCATCCACGAACTGGAGCCGGTAGCACGCGGCCCCTATGCTGGCACAGTCGGCTATATCGGTTTTGGTGGCCAACGCCTTGATACAGCCATTGCGATCCGTACTGCGGTGATTCATGGCGGAGAGGTTCATATTCAAGCAGGCGCAGGCATTGTGGCCGATTCAGTGCCCGAACGGGAACATGTAGAGTGCGTCAATAAGGCGACAGCTATGTTCCGTGCCGTAGCCCTGGCTGAAGCGCAACAAGGAAAGGAATCATGA
- a CDS encoding GatB/YqeY domain-containing protein — protein sequence MLQQLTDDMKAAMKSGDKLKLSSIRMLRAAIKNREIEVGHPLDETEALEVAGKIVKQRLDAANQYETAGREDLRDKELAEAAIFQAYLPEPLSDEALTDLIDQAIADSGATSMRDMGKVMGIVKAKAQGRADMGKLSGIVKSRLS from the coding sequence ATGCTGCAACAGCTAACCGATGATATGAAAGCCGCCATGAAATCAGGAGACAAGCTCAAACTCTCCTCAATCCGCATGTTGCGCGCGGCGATCAAGAACAGGGAGATCGAAGTCGGCCACCCGCTGGATGAAACAGAAGCGCTGGAGGTTGCAGGCAAAATTGTGAAGCAGCGTCTGGATGCCGCCAACCAGTATGAGACGGCGGGTCGCGAAGACTTGCGTGATAAAGAGCTGGCTGAAGCGGCTATCTTCCAGGCATATCTGCCGGAGCCACTTTCTGATGAAGCGCTTACAGATTTGATTGACCAGGCTATTGCCGACAGTGGTGCGACCAGCATGCGTGATATGGGCAAGGTGATGGGTATTGTAAAAGCCAAGGCACAGGGGCGCGCCGATATGGGGAAACTTTCCGGTATTGTGAAATCCCGCCTGAGCTGA